The genomic stretch ACGTTGATCTTGCTCGCGCCGGCGTCCACCAGGACGACGTCGAACTCGGTCTTCTCTTCGGCGACGGGGCCGGCAGCGGCGGCGGGGCCGGCGGCGACGGCGGCGGTGACGCCCCAGGTTTCCTTCAGACCGTCGATGAGGTCCGCGAGTTCCATGATGGTGAGGGTGCCGAGCTGGTCGATCAGAGCCTGTTTGTCGTAAGCCATGTTGTATTCCTCCGGAATTGAAGTGGGTGGTGCGCGCCTGGGCTCAGCCCGGGCGCAGGGCCGGGTTTAGGCCTGGCCTTCGAGTTTTTCTTTGTACGCTTCGAGGATGCCCACGAAGTTGCTGAGGTGGGCGCTGAGCACGCCGACCAGTTCGCCCTGCAGGCTCTGCTTGCTGCCGAGGCTGGCGAGACGTTCCACAACTTTCACGTCCACGCGGTTGCCTTCGACGAAGCCGGCTTTCACGGCGGGGATGCCCTTGTCGTTGCCCTTGGCGGCGTCGCTGAGGGCCTTGGCCACTCCGGCGGGGTCGTCCTGAGCCACGACGATGGCGCTGGGGCCTTTCAGGGCGTCCGCGAAGTCGCGGCCGCTGTCCTGGAGGGCCAGGTTGATCAGGGTGTTCTTGGCAACGATGAGCTGCCCGCCCTTCTCGCGGATGTCTTTGCGCAGTTTACCCAGCTGGCCGGCGGTCAGGCCCTGGTAGTCGACGACGTAGAACGTCTCGACGCCCGTGAGGCTGCCTTTCAGGCTGCTGAGGGTCTGCTGGTTCTTTTCGTTCGCCACGCAGTACCTCCTTGGTGGGAACGAGGTCCAGGTGCACGGTCGCGCCCTGGCAACTCGGCGGGCTGTTTAAACCTGGCAAGGGTCCCCGCTGTCTTTGGTGCCTGAGAAGAAACGGATTGGAAAGGTGCGAGGTGCACCGGGGTGCCGATAAGAAGTGCCGATGGGGAAGATTGATGGTCAATGGTTTTTTCGATCAACCATCAACCTTTACCCATCAACGGTCCTGCTTAGGCGTTGCTGCCGCCGCTGAGGGTCAGCTGGATGCTGGGGCCCATGGTGGTGGTCAGGTACGCGCTGCGCAGGAACACGCCCTTGGCGCTGCCGGGCTTGGCGGCTTCGAGGGCACTGATCAGCGCGCTGTAGTTGGCGCTGAGGTTGCCGGGCTCGAAGCTGGCCTTGCCGATGGGGGCGTGCACGACGCCGGTCTTGTCGTTCCGGAACTCGATGCGGCCGGCCTTGAGGCCCTTGACCATACCGGTCACGTCGGGGCCGACGGTGCCGCTCTTGGGGTTGGGGAGCAGGCCGCGGGGCCCGAGCAGACGCGCGAGCTTCTGGCCGACCTGGGCCATCATGTCGGGGGTGGCGACGACGGCGTCGAAGTCCATGAACCCACCGGCGATGCGCTCGATCAGTTCGTCGCTGCCGACCACGTCGGCGCCAGCGGCCTCGGCGGCCTGCACGTTGTCACCCTTGGTGATCACGGCGACGCGCACGGTGCGGCCGGTGCCGTGGGGCAGGGCGACGGTGCCACGCACGTTCTGGTCGCTCTTGCGGGGGTCGATGCCCAGACGGAAGTGCACTTCGACGGTCTCGTCGAACTTCGCGTTGGCGATGTCCTTGACCAGCGCGGCGGCTTCGTCGATGGTGTACTGCTTGCTGCGGTCGACCTTGGCGGTCAGCGCCTGGTAACGCTTGCCGTGCTTAGGCATTGGGGGCCCCCTCGATGGTCACGCCCATGGAGCGGGCGGTGCCGGCGACGGTGTTCGCGGCGGCTTCGATGCTGCCGGCGTTCAGGTCGGGCATCTTCGTCTTGGCGATTTCCAGGACCTGATCCCAGTTCAGCTTGCCGACCTTGGCTTTGTTGGGGGTCGCGCTGCCCTTGGCCAGACCTGCGGCCTTGCGGATCAGGTAGCTCATGGGGGGGGTCTTGGTGATGAAGGTGAAGGAGCGGTCGGCGTAGATGGTGATCTCGACGGGGATGATCGCGTCACCCTTGTCGGCCGTCTGCGCGTTGAACGCCTTCGTGAACTCCATGATGTTCGCGCCGTACTGACCGAGCGCGGGACCCACGGGGGGGGCCGGGGTGGCCTTGCCCGCCGGGAGCTGCAGTTTGACGAGCCCTGCGACTTTCTTCATGTGGTGCCTCCTTAGCTCCCCCGGTCTGGTGCCGTTTTTGGCCCGGACGGGGTGCTGGCGCTAAGTTCTGCGTCGTTCCTGGGCCGGAATGGTCTCTGGCCTGAAACGCACAGCAACTTTTTCAGTGTACTGCCTGCGCCGCACTTTTACCAGTAGGGTGCGGGTAGGCGCGGGCGGTGTGGAATGTTACTTGGCGACCTGACCGAAGTCGAGTTCCACCGGGGTCTCGCGGCCGAAGATACTGACGAGCACCTTGACCTTCGCCTGGGGAATGTTGACCTCGCTGATGACGCCGCTGAAGTCCGCGAACGGACCGCCCGTGACGCGCACCATGTCCCCGGCCTTGAAATCCACCTTGACCTTGGGGGCCTCTTCCTGTACAGGCTGCGTGGCGACGCCAACGCTGGCCAGCAGGCGCTGGACTTCCTCGTGCGACAGGGGCACGGGGCGGGTGGCAGTGCCGACGAAGCCGGTCACGCCGTTGGTGCCGCGCACCACTTCCCAGGACTCGCCCAGCTCGCCGGGCGCGTCGTCATCCTCGACGTCCATCTGCACGAAGACGTAGCCGGGGAACAGCTTGCGCGTGACCTCGACCTTCTTGCCGCCCTCCTGCAGTTCGACCGCCTTCTCTTCCGGCTGGATGACCTGGAAGATCTTGGTGCCGCGCATGCCGAGCTTCGTGGCGCGTTCCATCAGGTGCTGCTGAACGCGGTCTTCCTGACCGACGTAGGTGTGCACGGCGTACCATTCGATACTCATGACAGCACCAGCCGGATCAGGTTCCCGAACAGCAGGTCGAGGGCGTACACGATCAGGGTGAGGGCGACGACGAAGATCAGCACGGCCTGCGTGCCTTCCAGCACCTGCTGGCGGGTCGGCCACGACACGCGCGAGAGTTCAGCGCGGGAGTCGCGGAAGTACTGAATCAAGTTCATGCAATCACCTGCGGGAGAAAAAGGCGTGGAACGAACCGGCGACGGGCCCCCCGGGAGAGCCGGAGGGCCGGAGCGGGATCAGACCTTCTTCTCTTTGAAGACCACGTGCTTCTTGGCGACGGGGTCGTACTTGCGCAGTTCCATCTTCGCCTGGGTGTTGCGGCGGTTCTTGGTGGTCGTGTAGTAGAAGCCGGTGCCGGCACTGCTTTCCATTTTCACGATGATGCGGGGGCCGTCTTTCGCCATGGGATGCTCCTTCGCAGAGGGCCGCTGGCCCACTCAGGGTTCGCGGCGTGTCTGCTCCCAGCCCCTCCGGGCCTTCCCGGAGAGATCCTCGCCCGCACGGTGGCGGGGTCGGACACGCTGGTAAAAGCCCGCCTTCTGGCGGGCAACATTCGAATTATAGGGAGTCCATCGTCAGGTGTCCACTGTGACTGGCAGACCAGTCGGGAAACCGTCGATGCTGCGCTGGTTTTTTCGTTGCTGGTACGCCTGCAGTTCCCCGGGGCTCTGGGCCTGCGCCCAGCGGCTGAGCGCCCCGCGGTCTGCCACGAAGTCCATCAGTGGAACGGCCATGCCGCAGGACGTCTGCACCAGATCGATATCCAGCACGAACACCTGCCGCGCGCCCGGTAGCGGCGGAAAGAGCGCCGTCCACTCGGCCCACGCGGGTTCACCCGCGTGGATGGCGTGCGCCTGACCGTACAGCCGCATGATCAGCGGCGGGCCGCTCAATGCGCAGAACATCAGCGTCATGCGGTCCGAGCGGAGCAGATGTGCGGCCGTCTCGTTGCCACTGCCGGTCACGTTCAGCCACGCGACCCGGTTCGGTCCCAGGATCCGCAGGCTGTCCATGCCCTTGGGAGATACGTTCACCCGGCCCTCCGGGGCGGCGGTGCCCACGAAGAACAGGTGCTGCGCTTCAATGAACGTCCGCAGGTGATCGTTGATGCCCGGCAAGTGCTGGCCCATATGTCAGGGTACGCCCCGCCGCAACGGGGCAACGAGGAGACAGGCGCAGTCGTCTGTACACACTTTTCAATGTGAGGGAAGGCAGGAGGGCGTACAGCGGCGTGTGACCCCAGGCTTGGACGCCCGGTGTCTTTCCCGACCAAGAACGCAACAACGGGAGACCGTATCGGTGATGAACGAGGAAGGGGGGAGACCCGCAGGCCTCCCCCCTCCTCGTGTCAGCGGGTCTTCGATTACTCGATGACCTTGGCGACGACGCCGGCGCCGACGGTACGGCCACCTTCGCGGATGGCGAAGCGCAGGCCTTCTTCCATCGCGATCGGCTTGATGAGTTCCACCACGAACGTGATGTTGTCACCAGGCATCACCATTTCCACGCCTTCGGGCAGTTCCACCACGCCCGTCACGTCCGTCGTGCGGAAGTAGAACTGGGGGCGGTAGCCACCGAAGAACGCGCTGTGACGCCCGCCTTCGTCCTTGCTCAGCACGTACACGCTGGCTTCGAACTTCGTGTGGGGCTTGATGCTGCCGGGCTTCGCCAGCACCTGGCCACGTTCCACGTCGTCACGCGCCACGCCACGCAGCAGCACGCCCACGTTGTCGCCCGCCATGCCGCTGTCGAGCAGCTTGCGGTGCATTTCGATCCCGGTCACGGTGGTCTTCTTCGTGTCGCGCAGACCGATGATTTCCACTTCGTCCTGGACTTTCACGACGCCACGTTCCACGCGGCCGGTCGCCACGGTGCCGCGGCCGGTGATCGTGAACACGTCTTCGACGGGCATCAGGAAGGTCTTGTCGGTGGCGCGCTCGGGGGTGGGGATGTAGCTGTCCACCGCGTCGAGCAGTTCCCAGATGCGGTCAACCCAGTTGTTCTCGCCGCGGGCGGTCTTGGGGTTGGCCTGCAGGGCTTCGAGGGCCTGCAGGGCGCTGCCCTTGATGACGGGCAGGTCGTCGCCGGGGAACTCGTACTTGCTCAGCAGTTCGCGGACTTCCATTTCGACGAGCTCGAGGAGCTCTTCGTCGTCGACCATGTCCACTTTGTTCATGAACACGACGATGTAGGGCACGCCGACCTGACGGGCGAGCAGGATGTGCTCGCGGGTCTGGGGCATGGGGCCGTCAGCGCTGCTGACCACGAGGATGGCGCCGTCCATCTGGGCGGCACCGGTGATCATGTTCTTGACGTAGTCGGCGTGGCCGGGGCAGTCCACGTGGCTGTAGTGGCGGGTGGGGGTGTTGTACTCGACGTGGGCGGTGTTGATGGTGATGCCGCGGGCCTTTTCTTCGGGAGCCTTGTCGATCTGGTCGTAGGCCAGTTTTTCGATGGTGGGGTCCATCGCGGCGGCCGTGAAGGTGATCGCGGCGGTCAGGGTGGTCTTGCCGTGGTCGACGTGACCGATGGTGCCCACGTTCACGTGGGGCTTCGTGCGCTCGAACGTTCCTTTAGCCATGAGTGTGTCCTCCTGAGAGTGGACTGCCCGCTGTGCAGGCAAGCCTTGACAGTGTACAGGGCCGCCGCGTGAACGCAAAGAGGGGTTCTTCGGCTTTCAGCGGGCTGCCAGGGAATGGGGGCCTAGAGAAGAGGCGCGACCCACAAGAGGCCGCGCCGTGTTGGAGCTTCTGGTCGGGATTGAACCGACGACCTCTCCCTTACCAAGGGAGTGCTCTACCACTGAGCTACAGAAGCGTTGGGGGGGTGAGAAAGCGGGAAACGAGACTCGAACTCGCGACATTCAGCTTGGGAAGCTGACGCTCTACCAACTGAGCTATTCCCGCGTGATCGTGGTGGGCAGGGGCGGATTCGAACCGCCGTACACTTACGTGAACAGATTTACAGTCTGTCGCCTTTAACCACTCGGCCACCTACCCGTATTGTACCCACTGTTTCGCCTTTCTCAAAGCGCACGTTCAGCCGTGTGGTGCGGATGATCGTGTGTGAAGCCACCCAGGAGAATCGAACTCCCAACCTTCCGATTACAAGTCGGGTGCTCTGCCAGTTGAGCTAGGGTGGCACCGTTCCTGTCTGAAAGCGCTGGAACGAATTCCGGCCTCTGGATGCGGTCGCTGCGGCGCTTTTCGGCGCGTTCACTTCCGGCTGTGAATAGTAGCAGTCACCCCCCAGGGTGTCAATCACCTCGCCGTTCAACTCCTGAACCGGCCACGCCGCCCCCACCCGGACCACCTCGTCGGACCACCCCGGCGCTGTCCCCTTGAGCGTTCGCTCAGGCAGGCACAGGTATGCGCCACATGGCGCATTCGGCCGGACCGCTGCGGGCGTATCCTCGCCTGCGCACCGGCCATTTTCCGGCCGCTGGACCACCCCACCAGCTCCGCCCTCCCCCCGCCCCAGGAGGCACCACCCTTGGACAGTTTCCGCACCCTGCTCCCGTACCTGCGCCTGCACACGCGCCAGTACGTGATCGGGCTCATTGCCGTGGCCATTGCCACCGCCGTGAACCTGATTCCCTTCTACCTCATCCGCCTGACCATCGACGGCCTGACCGGACAGGTGGACGGCAACCCCGCCACGCCCGGCCTGACCGTCACCACCGCCGGGCTGTACGCGCTGGGCGTCGTGGCGGCCGCCGTCACCGCGGGCTTTTTCATGCTGGTCATGCGCCGCAACATCGTCGTGGCGTCCCGCCAGTCCGAGTACGAGATCCGCCGCGACCTGTTCGCGCACCTGCAGACCCTCGACAAGCACTACTACGACCGCGCCCGCACCGGCGACCTGATGAACCGCCTGACCGGCGACCTGAGCGCCGTGCGCGAAATGCTGGGCTTCGGCGCGTGGCAGATCGTGAACATCGTCTCGGGGTTCATCTCGGCGTTCGCGGTGATGTTCAGCCTCAGCTGGCAGCTCACGCTGATCGTCGTGGCGATCGTGCCGGTCATCGTGGGCGTCCTGTCGTACCTCGCGAGGCAGATCAACGTCCGCCACCGCCTCGCGCAGGAACAGAACTCGCTGATCTCCGCCCGGGCGCAGGAGAACTTCAGCGGCGCGCGCGTCGTCAAGGGTTACGCCATTGAGGACCGCGAGATCGAGGACTACCGCGCCATGAACCTCGAACTCCTGCGCCGTAACATCGCCCTGACCAAGGTGGACGGCCCACTGCGCTCCTTCATGAGCCTGCTGCTGGGCCTCGCGTTCGGGCTGATCCTGCTCGTGGGCGGACGCCTGATCCTGGAACCCGGCAGCACCTTCACGCTCGGGATGTTCGTGCAGTTCGTCGGCACCCTGGAACGCCTGACCTTCCCCATGCTGATGATCGGCTGGATCACCAGCATCGCGCAGCGCGGCCTGGCCTCCTGGCTGCGCCTGAAGGAAGTCTTCGACGCCCAGCCCATCGTGCGCGACGAGCCGGGCCGCGCCGACACCCGCCTCCAGACCCTGCGCGGCGACATCAGCCTGGAGCGCGTCACACTGCGCTACGGTCAGACCACCGTGCTGGACGACGTGACCCTGACCGTGCCCGCCGGGACGTTCCTGGGCGTGACCGGCCCCACTGGCAGCGGTAAGACCGTCCTGGGGCAGCTGCTGACCCGCGCCATGGACCCCACGAGCGGCACCGTGCGCATCGACGGGCACGACCTGCGCACCATCCCGCTGAGTACCCTGCGCGGCGCGATCAGCGTGGTGCCGCAGGAACCCTTCCTGTTCGGGGACAGCATCGCCAACAACATTGGCTTCGGCATCGAGGCCCGCGACCTGCCCAGCGTGCCCACCGGCGTCAGCGTGGTCGGCGCGCCCCCACCCGACGACATCCCCCAGACGCCCGACCCGGCCCGCGTGCGCGACGCCGCGCGGCTGGCCGGCCTGCTGGACGACGTGGAGGACTTCCCACAGGGCTTCGACACCATGCTCGGCGAGCGCGGCGTCACCCTGAGCGGCGGGCAGCGCCAGCGCACCGCCATCGCCCGCGCGATCGTGCGCGAACCCGCCATCCTGATCCTCG from Deinococcus soli (ex Cha et al. 2016) encodes the following:
- the rplL gene encoding 50S ribosomal protein L7/L12; this translates as MAYDKQALIDQLGTLTIMELADLIDGLKETWGVTAAVAAGPAAAAGPVAEEKTEFDVVLVDAGASKINVIKEIRAITGLGLKEAKDMSEKGGVLKEGASKDDAEKIKAQLEAAGAKVELK
- the rplJ gene encoding 50S ribosomal protein L10, with product MANEKNQQTLSSLKGSLTGVETFYVVDYQGLTAGQLGKLRKDIREKGGQLIVAKNTLINLALQDSGRDFADALKGPSAIVVAQDDPAGVAKALSDAAKGNDKGIPAVKAGFVEGNRVDVKVVERLASLGSKQSLQGELVGVLSAHLSNFVGILEAYKEKLEGQA
- the rplA gene encoding 50S ribosomal protein L1 is translated as MPKHGKRYQALTAKVDRSKQYTIDEAAALVKDIANAKFDETVEVHFRLGIDPRKSDQNVRGTVALPHGTGRTVRVAVITKGDNVQAAEAAGADVVGSDELIERIAGGFMDFDAVVATPDMMAQVGQKLARLLGPRGLLPNPKSGTVGPDVTGMVKGLKAGRIEFRNDKTGVVHAPIGKASFEPGNLSANYSALISALEAAKPGSAKGVFLRSAYLTTTMGPSIQLTLSGGSNA
- the rplK gene encoding 50S ribosomal protein L11, with product MKKVAGLVKLQLPAGKATPAPPVGPALGQYGANIMEFTKAFNAQTADKGDAIIPVEITIYADRSFTFITKTPPMSYLIRKAAGLAKGSATPNKAKVGKLNWDQVLEIAKTKMPDLNAGSIEAAANTVAGTARSMGVTIEGAPNA
- the nusG gene encoding transcription termination/antitermination protein NusG — encoded protein: MSIEWYAVHTYVGQEDRVQQHLMERATKLGMRGTKIFQVIQPEEKAVELQEGGKKVEVTRKLFPGYVFVQMDVEDDDAPGELGESWEVVRGTNGVTGFVGTATRPVPLSHEEVQRLLASVGVATQPVQEEAPKVKVDFKAGDMVRVTGGPFADFSGVISEVNIPQAKVKVLVSIFGRETPVELDFGQVAK
- the secE gene encoding preprotein translocase subunit SecE; translation: MNLIQYFRDSRAELSRVSWPTRQQVLEGTQAVLIFVVALTLIVYALDLLFGNLIRLVLS
- the rpmG gene encoding 50S ribosomal protein L33, with amino-acid sequence MAKDGPRIIVKMESSAGTGFYYTTTKNRRNTQAKMELRKYDPVAKKHVVFKEKKV
- a CDS encoding pyridoxamine 5'-phosphate oxidase family protein, whose amino-acid sequence is MGQHLPGINDHLRTFIEAQHLFFVGTAAPEGRVNVSPKGMDSLRILGPNRVAWLNVTGSGNETAAHLLRSDRMTLMFCALSGPPLIMRLYGQAHAIHAGEPAWAEWTALFPPLPGARQVFVLDIDLVQTSCGMAVPLMDFVADRGALSRWAQAQSPGELQAYQQRKNQRSIDGFPTGLPVTVDT
- the tuf gene encoding elongation factor Tu encodes the protein MAKGTFERTKPHVNVGTIGHVDHGKTTLTAAITFTAAAMDPTIEKLAYDQIDKAPEEKARGITINTAHVEYNTPTRHYSHVDCPGHADYVKNMITGAAQMDGAILVVSSADGPMPQTREHILLARQVGVPYIVVFMNKVDMVDDEELLELVEMEVRELLSKYEFPGDDLPVIKGSALQALEALQANPKTARGENNWVDRIWELLDAVDSYIPTPERATDKTFLMPVEDVFTITGRGTVATGRVERGVVKVQDEVEIIGLRDTKKTTVTGIEMHRKLLDSGMAGDNVGVLLRGVARDDVERGQVLAKPGSIKPHTKFEASVYVLSKDEGGRHSAFFGGYRPQFYFRTTDVTGVVELPEGVEMVMPGDNITFVVELIKPIAMEEGLRFAIREGGRTVGAGVVAKVIE
- a CDS encoding ABC transporter ATP-binding protein, with protein sequence MDSFRTLLPYLRLHTRQYVIGLIAVAIATAVNLIPFYLIRLTIDGLTGQVDGNPATPGLTVTTAGLYALGVVAAAVTAGFFMLVMRRNIVVASRQSEYEIRRDLFAHLQTLDKHYYDRARTGDLMNRLTGDLSAVREMLGFGAWQIVNIVSGFISAFAVMFSLSWQLTLIVVAIVPVIVGVLSYLARQINVRHRLAQEQNSLISARAQENFSGARVVKGYAIEDREIEDYRAMNLELLRRNIALTKVDGPLRSFMSLLLGLAFGLILLVGGRLILEPGSTFTLGMFVQFVGTLERLTFPMLMIGWITSIAQRGLASWLRLKEVFDAQPIVRDEPGRADTRLQTLRGDISLERVTLRYGQTTVLDDVTLTVPAGTFLGVTGPTGSGKTVLGQLLTRAMDPTSGTVRIDGHDLRTIPLSTLRGAISVVPQEPFLFGDSIANNIGFGIEARDLPSVPTGVSVVGAPPPDDIPQTPDPARVRDAARLAGLLDDVEDFPQGFDTMLGERGVTLSGGQRQRTAIARAIVREPAILILDDSLSAVDTETERRIVDGLREVSRGRTVILIAHRVSTLRHADQIIVLEEGRLTEQGSHDDLLARGGHYAQLERLQRLASDLDGDDDAIADPEAAADQLEHQKVNR